GGAAGAAAAATCTCTACAAAATATTATTTAACAGAATACTCAAAAGATGTGGTTGGAGTAGAAGTGTGTTCAGCAATAAAGAATATATATTCAATGATAATTGGAGCTGGTCAAAGCCTTAACTCTTCATCAAATTTATTTCAAAAGGCAATCCTTGAAATGAGATACTTAAATAAATATTTCAAAGGTAAAGATGAAACTATTTTTGGGCTTGCTGGGGTAGGTGACTTATATGTAAGTGCTGCAGGTGGAAGAAATAGTAAGATGGGTGGCTTTTTGGGAAAAGGATTTACATTTAAAACTGCAAAAAAAAGATTTATGCCCAAAGAAACTGTTGAAGGTGAAGAACTTGCAAAAGAAATTGCACCATTTATTTTAAAAAAAATTGATAAGAAGAAAATTCCATTGATGATTAATTTACTTAAAACAATTAAAGAGAATAAAAAATTTAAAATAAAAGTTTAAAATAGACCTTCTATATCACCGTCTTTATTAAGCTTAATAGAGTCCGCTGCGGGTACTCTTGGAAGCCCCGGCATTGTCATGATTGCTCCACAAACAACTACAATAAATTCTGCACCTGATGAAAGCCTAATCTCTCTAATTGGCAAAGAATGACCTGTCGGAGCACCTTTTAGACTTGGATCTGTAGAAAAACTATATTGAGTCTTCGCAACACATATAGGTAATTCACCATACCCAGCTTCTTCAAAGTTTTTTAATTGATCTCTTATTTTTGTGTCTGCGATAACTTCATCAGCTCTATAGATCTCTTTTGCTATAGTTTCTATCTTTTTGAAAAGGGGAGTTTTACTTTCATATAAAAATTTAAATTTAGCTTCATTCTTCTCACATAAATCTGTTACATGTTTAGCTAAATCTTTTGTTCCTTCACCACCATCAGCCCAATGTTTACAAATACTAGCATTTACTCCTAGCTTTTTACAGAAATCAACTAAAGCATTTACTTCTTTATCTGTGTCTTTTATAAAGTGATTTATGGCTACGGCCACTGGTAAACCAAATTTTTTTACATTTTCAATATGTCTTTCAAGGTTTATCAATCCTTTCTTAAGTGCATCAACATTTTCATTTTTTAAATCATCTTTTGCAACACCACCATGCATCTTTAAAGCTCTTATAGTTGCAACTATAACAACGCAACTTGGTTTTAAATTTGATTTTCTACATTTAATATCTAAAAATTTTTCAGCTCCTAAATCTGCACCGAAACCTGCTTCAGTTACAACATAGTCAGCAAGTTTTAATCCAGCTTTAGTTGCAATTACTGAATTACATCCATGTGCAATATTTGCGAACGGTCCACCGTGAATTATTGCAGGATTATTTTCCAATGTTTGTGTAATATTGGGTCTGATTGCTTCTTTGAGCAAAACAGTCATTGGTCCATGAGCATTTAAATCTTTAGCATAAATCGGTTTTTTCTCTCGAGTGTATGCTACTGTAATATTTCCAATCCTATTTTCTAAATCCTCAAGATTATTAGCAAGACAAAAGATAGCCATTATCTCAGAAGCAACCGTAATATCAAAACCATCTTCTCTTGGAAAACCATTAGCAACACCACCAAGATTAATATTTATTGATCTTAATGCTCTGTCGTTCATATCCATAACTCTTTTCCAAACGACTCTTCTAACATCTATATTTAATTTATTTCCCCAGTAGATATGATTATCAATTAATGCTGACAAAAGATTATGAGCAGATGTTATTGCATGAAAATCTCCAGTGAAGTGAAGATTAATTTGTTCCATAGGAACTACTTGTGCATATCCACCTCCTGCAGCGCCACCTTTCATTCCAAAAGACGGACCCAGACTTGGTTCCCTTAAACATACAATAGATTTTTTTCCAATTTTGTTTAATCCATCATTTAATCCAACAGAAGTAGTTGTTTTACCTTCTCCAGCAGGAGTTGGAGTTATTGCCGTAACTAAAATTAATTTACCATCTGGTTTATTTTTTAATGTATCCAAATATTCTAAGTTTATTTTTGCAATATGCCTCCCCATTGGACTAAAAGCCGAACTTTCATCTGGAACATTTACCTTCGCTAAAATATCTTTAATTGGAAGCATTTTAGCTTCACGAGCAATTTGAATGTCTGATTTTATGTCGCTCATCGAATATTATTAAAATATAAAAAAACTGGTCGATTAGTATCTCTTTTTAGAGCTTTTGGAAATATCTAAAAATTATATATAAAAAAAATATGAACTATTTATACTCATTATTATAAAATTTATTCATGCAAAAATATTCAGTTTTTAGTCTTGTTAAAAATGCGCTTTCAAATCATCAAAATTGGGACTTAGCTTGGAAAGACCCAACACCTAAGAAAGAATATGATGTTGTAATTATCGGTGGCGGTGGTCACGGTTTAGCAACTGCATATTATTTAGCAAAAGAACATAACATTACCAATGTTGCTATAATTGAAAAAGGTTGGATTGGGGGAGGTAATGTTGGTCGAAATACCACAATAATTAGATCAAATTATATGCATGATGATAATGCATTATTCAGCGAGTTTGGAATGGATCTTTGGAGAAGAATGAGTCAAGATTTAAACTACAACGTAATGTTTTCTCCAAGAGGAATAATAAATCTCGCTCACTCAGATGCTCAAATGAATACATATGCTCGAAGAGGGAATTCAATGAGATTAAATGGAATCGATGCAGTGCTATTAAACAGAGAAGAGGTTAAAGAAATTATTCCTATGGCTGATTTTTCTGAGAATGTACGATTTCCAATTTTTGGAGGATTAATGCAGCCTAGTGCAGGAACAGCTAGACACGATGCTGTTGCTTGGGGTTATGCACGTCAAGCAGATGACATGGGCGTAGACATAATTCAAAACTGTGAAGTGATTGGGTTTGATGTGTCCGCAGGGAAAATTAATGGAGTGAGAACTTCTCGAGGAGACATTAAAGCAAAAAAAATTGGATTATGTGTTGCGGGTAGTACAAATATTTTAGCAGAAAAACTAAATATGACACTGCCAATTGAGACTCATCTATTACAAGCATGTGTATCTGAGCCAGTGAAACCAGTTTTAGATAAAGTAGTTACCTTTGGTGCTGGGCATTTTTATATCAGCCAGTCTGACAAAGGAGAAATGGTAATGGGTGGTGATCTTGATGGCTATAATAGTTATGCACAAAGAGGCAATCTTCCAACACTTCAACATGTTCTTACGGAAGGAATAGCAATGATGCCTTTCCTAAGTAAATTGAAAATGCTTAGAACCTGGGGTGGAATAATGGATATGTCTATGGATGGTTCTCCCATAATAGATAAAACTCACATTGAAGGTTTGTATTTAAATTGTGGTTGGTGCTATGGTGGATTTAAAGCAACACCTGCATCTGGCTGGACATTTGCACACACCATTGCACAAGATAGAGTTCATGAATTAAATGCAGGCTATAGTTTAAATAGATTTAATACTGGTCACTTACTAGACGAAAAGGGACTTGGTACAAAAACTTGGATTTCATAAATGCTCCATATCAAATGTCCACACTGTGGAATGAGATCACAGAATGAATTTTCATATGGTGGTGATGCAACTATCAAACGACCAGAATTAGGAAAAGAAATATCTGATCAAGATTGGGATAATTTTGTTTACAATAGAAAAAGCTTAAGAGGAAAGCATTGGGAGTTATGGCAACATTTATCAGGTTGTAGACAATGGATTAAAGTTCAAAGAGATACAGCTACTCATGAAATTTTTAAAACACTCAAAGCTAACGAAGAAATTTCATAATGACACAAAGTTTTAGATTAAAAAGTGGTGGATTAATAAATAGAGATAAAAAAATTTCTTTTAAATTTAATGGTAAAAATTATTTTGGTTATGAAGGAGACACTCTTGCTTCTGCATTAATTGCCAATGGAGTTCATTTAATTGGGAGAAGTTTTAAATATCATAGACCGAGAGGTTTTTTTGGAGCTGGTGTTGATGAGCCATATGCAATAGTTCAATTATATAGAAACGGTGAAACAGAACCGAATATAAAAGCTACTGAACAAGAACTTTTTGAAGGTCTGGAAGCAAAAAGTGTTAATTGTTGGCCGAGTGTAAATTTTGATGTCGGAGCTATAAATAATTTTTTAAAGATATTCCTTCCTGCTGGTTTTTATTACAAGACCTTTATGTGGCCAAAAAGTTTTTGGTATAAAATTTATGAACCATTTATCAGAAAAGCTGCTGGTTTAGGAACAGCATCTATAAAACATGATAAAGAAAGATATGAACACAAATATGAATATTGTGATCTATTAATCACGGGCTCAGGCCCATCAGGATTAGCGAGCGCTTATTCAGCTGCAAAAAATGGAGCTAAAGTAATTCTCGCAGAGGACAAATCACGATTTGGAGGAACTCTATTAACAAGTGATGTCAATATAGGGAATCAATCAGGTAAAGAGTGGGCAGATAGTATTGTTTCAGAACTCAAAGAAATGTCTAATGTTACTATAAAAAACAGATCTCAAGTTTTTGGTTACTATGATCATAACATGTTAGTTATGTCTGAAAGAATAAGTGACCATTTGCCAAAAACGAAAAAATATCATCCAAAACAAAGACTATGGTATATTAGAGCAAAAGAAGTATTGATTTCATCCGGATCAATTGAAAGACCAATTGTATTTGGCAATAATGATACCCCAGGTGTAATGTTGTCTTCAGCCGCTAAAGAATACATGAAAGTGTATGGTGTATTAGTTGGAAAAAAACCGCTTGTCTTTACAAACAATGATAGTGGTTATGAAACAGCCATTGAATTCAAAAAGAATGGTGTTGATCCAATAATTTTAGATACAAGAAAAGAACCTCAATCAGAAATTATTGAAGAAGCAAAAAATATGAATATTAATATTAAAAACTCATATGTGGTCGTAGCTGCTCAAGGATATAAAAAAGTAAAATCAGCTGACATAGCTAAAATTTCAGATGACAAAGAAGAACTTGGATCAGTTGAAAATATAAAATGTGATTGCATTTGTGTTTCTGGTTTTTGGACACCTACAATTCATTTGGCATCACAATCAGGAAATAAAACAAAATTTAACGAGGAAATTGATGCATTTGTTCCTGGTGTGTCTAAACAAAATGAAAAAACTTTAGGAGCTGCAAATGGGATTTACACTTTGGAAGAGACTTTAAAAGACTCCTTTGAAAAAGGAAATCAAATTTCAAAAAAAATTACTAATAATGATAACAAGGTTTCTTTTCCTAATGTTGTTGAAAAGAAATCTACAGTACATGATAAGTTTTGGTGTGTGCCCCTACCAAAAGGAAAAAACTACAAAAGATTTTTAGATTTCCAAAATGATGTTGCAGTTTCTGACATAGAGATAGCCCTTAAAGAAGGGTATAGATCTATTGAACATGTAAAAAGATATACTACACTTGGCATGGCTACTGACCAAGGTAAGACAAGTAATCTTAACGGTTTACAATTAGTATCTAAAATTGAGAATAAAGTTGTTCCTGCAGTTGGGCATACAACTTTTAGACCGCCTTATTCACCAGTTTCTATTGGAGCAATCGTTGGAAGGGAAGTAGGAAAACATTCAAAACCAACTAGAAAATCCCCAATGCATTCATGGCATGAAAAAAATAATGCGGTCTTTGTTGATGCAGGCGTATGGTTAAGACCAAGATATTATAAACGTGGTGATGAAAATCTATTTGAGGCGTCAAAAAGAGAAGCTAAAAATGTAAGAACAAATGTTGGTGTTTGTGACGTCACCACTTTAGGTAAAATTGATATTAAAGGACCGGATGCAGCGGAGCTTTTAAATAGAGTTTATACAAATGCCTGGTTAAAACTACCGGTTGGCAAAGCACGATATGGTGTGATGTTGAGAGAAGACGGAATTGTTATGGATGATGGAACAACAACAAGAATATCAGAAAATCATTACCATATGACCACTACAACAGCACAAGCTGCCAATGTTTTATCACATCTAGAATATTATCTACAACTAGTTTGGCCAGAGCTAAATGTTAATGTAGTTTCAACGACTGAACAATGGGCAGGAGCTGCAATTGCTGGACCAAAATCAAGAGAAGTATTAAAAAAACTTTTTCCAAATTCTGATGTAACGAATGAAGGACTTCCTTTTATGGGTTATATGGAAGGTGATTTGTTTGGAGTAAAAGCTAAAATTTTTAGAATTTCATTCTCTGGTGAACTTGCATACGAAGTAAATGTTGAGTCAGATTATGGATATTTTATGTGGGAAAAAATAATAGAAGTTGGTGAAGAGTTTGGAATTCAACCGTATGGAACAGAAGCACTTTCAACATTAAGAATTGAGATGGGACATGTTGCAGGTTCAGAGCTTGATGGAAGAACTATTCCTTATGACAATTCTCTTGAGGGACTTCTTAGCAAAAAGAAAGATTTTATTGGAAAAAGATCTTTATCAAGAAAAGCTTTTGCAGCTGAAGATAGACAAAAAATTGTTGGTGTTGTCCCATTAGATAAAAAAACAAGTATTCCGGAAGGATCTCATTTGGTTAAAGATTCAAATGCACCACTTCCAAATCCAAAATTAGGTTATATTTCAGCCTCATGTTGGAGTGTTGAACACGATAATCCATTTTCTTTAGCAATTTTAAAAGATGGTAAGAATATGATAGGAGAAAAGTTATTCGTAATGTCACCTCTAAAAAATAAAGTAATTCCAGTTGAGATAGTGTCTTCACATTATGTGGATCCGAAAGGCGAGAGGGTTAGATCATGAGTTTAATTTCTGCGCTAGCTAATGTTCATCATCAAGGACAATTTGGGGACTTTGAGGACAAAAAAGGCGATGACTTACTAAAAATTTCAGAAAAAAAAAATTTATTAATTGTTCAAATAGTACAATTCAAAAATTCTAATATTCAAATTGAAAATATTGATATTAACGGTTTAAAACTAAAAGACTCTTCATTGAATGTGGCTTTTAATGAAAATACAAGAATCTTATGGAATGGCCCAAAAAATTGGCTGTTAGTATCCTCAAATAAAGATTTAATCAAAAGTATTTCTTTAACATGTAAAGAAACCGATTTTGCAGTAACTGATTTGTCTCATTCAAGAGCTGTAATTGAAATAGAGGGTAATTATGTATTAGAAGTTTTAAAAAAAGGATCACCATTTAATTTTGATATTTTAAAAAAAGATAATTCAATAAATTCTATTTATAATAATATTGCTTTTACAGTAGACTTGCTTAATGACAAACCATTCAAGGTAAGGTTATTTGCGTTAAGAAGTTTTGGGGAGTCTTTGTACCATT
The DNA window shown above is from Candidatus Pelagibacter sp. RS39 and carries:
- a CDS encoding formate--tetrahydrofolate ligase, with the translated sequence MSDIKSDIQIAREAKMLPIKDILAKVNVPDESSAFSPMGRHIAKINLEYLDTLKNKPDGKLILVTAITPTPAGEGKTTTSVGLNDGLNKIGKKSIVCLREPSLGPSFGMKGGAAGGGYAQVVPMEQINLHFTGDFHAITSAHNLLSALIDNHIYWGNKLNIDVRRVVWKRVMDMNDRALRSININLGGVANGFPREDGFDITVASEIMAIFCLANNLEDLENRIGNITVAYTREKKPIYAKDLNAHGPMTVLLKEAIRPNITQTLENNPAIIHGGPFANIAHGCNSVIATKAGLKLADYVVTEAGFGADLGAEKFLDIKCRKSNLKPSCVVIVATIRALKMHGGVAKDDLKNENVDALKKGLINLERHIENVKKFGLPVAVAINHFIKDTDKEVNALVDFCKKLGVNASICKHWADGGEGTKDLAKHVTDLCEKNEAKFKFLYESKTPLFKKIETIAKEIYRADEVIADTKIRDQLKNFEEAGYGELPICVAKTQYSFSTDPSLKGAPTGHSLPIREIRLSSGAEFIVVVCGAIMTMPGLPRVPAADSIKLNKDGDIEGLF
- a CDS encoding sarcosine oxidase subunit beta family protein, whose translation is MQKYSVFSLVKNALSNHQNWDLAWKDPTPKKEYDVVIIGGGGHGLATAYYLAKEHNITNVAIIEKGWIGGGNVGRNTTIIRSNYMHDDNALFSEFGMDLWRRMSQDLNYNVMFSPRGIINLAHSDAQMNTYARRGNSMRLNGIDAVLLNREEVKEIIPMADFSENVRFPIFGGLMQPSAGTARHDAVAWGYARQADDMGVDIIQNCEVIGFDVSAGKINGVRTSRGDIKAKKIGLCVAGSTNILAEKLNMTLPIETHLLQACVSEPVKPVLDKVVTFGAGHFYISQSDKGEMVMGGDLDGYNSYAQRGNLPTLQHVLTEGIAMMPFLSKLKMLRTWGGIMDMSMDGSPIIDKTHIEGLYLNCGWCYGGFKATPASGWTFAHTIAQDRVHELNAGYSLNRFNTGHLLDEKGLGTKTWIS
- a CDS encoding sarcosine oxidase subunit delta, producing MLHIKCPHCGMRSQNEFSYGGDATIKRPELGKEISDQDWDNFVYNRKSLRGKHWELWQHLSGCRQWIKVQRDTATHEIFKTLKANEEIS
- a CDS encoding sarcosine oxidase subunit alpha family protein; protein product: MTQSFRLKSGGLINRDKKISFKFNGKNYFGYEGDTLASALIANGVHLIGRSFKYHRPRGFFGAGVDEPYAIVQLYRNGETEPNIKATEQELFEGLEAKSVNCWPSVNFDVGAINNFLKIFLPAGFYYKTFMWPKSFWYKIYEPFIRKAAGLGTASIKHDKERYEHKYEYCDLLITGSGPSGLASAYSAAKNGAKVILAEDKSRFGGTLLTSDVNIGNQSGKEWADSIVSELKEMSNVTIKNRSQVFGYYDHNMLVMSERISDHLPKTKKYHPKQRLWYIRAKEVLISSGSIERPIVFGNNDTPGVMLSSAAKEYMKVYGVLVGKKPLVFTNNDSGYETAIEFKKNGVDPIILDTRKEPQSEIIEEAKNMNINIKNSYVVVAAQGYKKVKSADIAKISDDKEELGSVENIKCDCICVSGFWTPTIHLASQSGNKTKFNEEIDAFVPGVSKQNEKTLGAANGIYTLEETLKDSFEKGNQISKKITNNDNKVSFPNVVEKKSTVHDKFWCVPLPKGKNYKRFLDFQNDVAVSDIEIALKEGYRSIEHVKRYTTLGMATDQGKTSNLNGLQLVSKIENKVVPAVGHTTFRPPYSPVSIGAIVGREVGKHSKPTRKSPMHSWHEKNNAVFVDAGVWLRPRYYKRGDENLFEASKREAKNVRTNVGVCDVTTLGKIDIKGPDAAELLNRVYTNAWLKLPVGKARYGVMLREDGIVMDDGTTTRISENHYHMTTTTAQAANVLSHLEYYLQLVWPELNVNVVSTTEQWAGAAIAGPKSREVLKKLFPNSDVTNEGLPFMGYMEGDLFGVKAKIFRISFSGELAYEVNVESDYGYFMWEKIIEVGEEFGIQPYGTEALSTLRIEMGHVAGSELDGRTIPYDNSLEGLLSKKKDFIGKRSLSRKAFAAEDRQKIVGVVPLDKKTSIPEGSHLVKDSNAPLPNPKLGYISASCWSVEHDNPFSLAILKDGKNMIGEKLFVMSPLKNKVIPVEIVSSHYVDPKGERVRS
- a CDS encoding sarcosine oxidase; translation: MSLISALANVHHQGQFGDFEDKKGDDLLKISEKKNLLIVQIVQFKNSNIQIENIDINGLKLKDSSLNVAFNENTRILWNGPKNWLLVSSNKDLIKSISLTCKETDFAVTDLSHSRAVIEIEGNYVLEVLKKGSPFNFDILKKDNSINSIYNNIAFTVDLLNDKPFKVRLFALRSFGESLYHSITDASLEFGYENK